From a single Raphanus sativus cultivar WK10039 chromosome 3, ASM80110v3, whole genome shotgun sequence genomic region:
- the LOC108844782 gene encoding mitochondrial import inner membrane translocase subunit TIM14-3 isoform X2, translating into MATPMVAGAAVAAAAIAGRYGILAWQAFKARPIVPRMRRFYEGGFQAAMTRREAALILGVRERVVAEKVKEAHRRVMVANHPDAGGSHYLASKINEAKDIMLGKSNNSGSAF; encoded by the exons AT GGCTACGCCAATGGTTGCAGGTGCTGCAGTAGCTGCTGCTGCTATAGCTGGTAGATACGGTATACTCGCTTGGCAAGCTTTCAAGGCCAGGCCCATCGTTCCTAGAATGCGCAGGTTCTATGAAGGTGGTTTCCAAGCTGCCATGACACGGCGCGAAGCTGCTCTCATTCTTGGTGTTAG gGAGAGGGTAGTGGCGGAGAAGGTGAAAGAAGCTCACAGGAGAGTGATGGTAGCAAACCACCCTGACGCTGGAGGTAGTCACTATCTTGCTTCTAAGATCAATGAAGCCAAAGATATCATGCTTGGCAAATCCAATAACTCTGGCTCTGCTTtttga
- the LOC108844782 gene encoding mitochondrial import inner membrane translocase subunit TIM14-3 isoform X1 — protein MATPMVAGAAVAAAAIAGRYGILAWQAFKARPIVPRMRRFYEGGFQAAMTRREAALILGVRERVVAEKVKEAHRRVMVANHPDAGGSHYLASKINEAKDIMLGKSNNSGSAF, from the exons ATG GCTACGCCAATGGTTGCAGGTGCTGCAGTAGCTGCTGCTGCTATAGCTGGTAGATACGGTATACTCGCTTGGCAAGCTTTCAAGGCCAGGCCCATCGTTCCTAGAATGCGCAGGTTCTATGAAGGTGGTTTCCAAGCTGCCATGACACGGCGCGAAGCTGCTCTCATTCTTGGTGTTAG gGAGAGGGTAGTGGCGGAGAAGGTGAAAGAAGCTCACAGGAGAGTGATGGTAGCAAACCACCCTGACGCTGGAGGTAGTCACTATCTTGCTTCTAAGATCAATGAAGCCAAAGATATCATGCTTGGCAAATCCAATAACTCTGGCTCTGCTTtttga
- the LOC108844572 gene encoding 40S ribosomal protein S23-2, producing the protein MGKTRGMGAGRKLKRLRINQRWADKQYKKSHQGNEWKKPFAGSSHAKGIVLEKIGIEAKQPNSAIRKCARVQLIKNGKKIAAFVPNDGCLNYIEENDEVLIAGFGRKGHAVGDIPGVRFKVVKVSGVSLLALFKEKKEKPRS; encoded by the exons ATGGG TAAGACAAGGGGTATGGGAGCAGGGCGCAAGCTCAAAAGACTCCGGATCAATCAGAGGTGGGCTGACAAGCAGTACAAGAAGTCACATCAGGGGAATGAATGGAAGAAGCCTTTCGCTGGTTCTTCCCACGCCAAGGGCATCGTTCTTGAGAAAAT CGGTATTGAGGCTAAGCAGCCTAACTCTGCTATCCGTAAGTGTGCTAGAGTTCAGCTTATCAAGAACGGCAAGAAGATTGCCGCTTTTGTCCCCAACGATGGTTGCTTGAACTACATTGAGGAAAAt GACGAGGTGTTGATTGCTGGATTTGGGCGTAAAGGTCATGCTGTGGGAGATATTCCCGGAGTTAGGTTCAAGGTCGTCAAGGTTTCTGGTGTCTCACTCTTGGCCCTcttcaaggagaagaaggagaagccaAGATCTTAA
- the LOC108846880 gene encoding putative F-box/LRR-repeat protein At3g28410, whose product MDHMMRRVDSISSMPDVILHHILSFIPIDHGIRTSTLSRRWRHVWCETPCIHFGDYSCGKPRVRDINQTLISYKAPKIKSFHLCVPEWVPELEPGQIDSWIEFAVSRNVEELFLSFNYRVYGETYRFPHLLYRSSSLENLSLDFLTIHTRGFTLVSWKSLRTLRLGYCSQSPDHDFLSGCPALETLTLGYCGGVHRLDLSNSSPTMTTLKIIRHQSDTPGLFEIVAPHLRYLDLKNTEEPCTLVDVSSLTKARVNIRMDRHYSDNDDDDVKADFLQLENMLLKMLAKLSNVEELTFKTAFLQIISLAELRGVPFSTLNKVHTLTFKTMFARSVIPGIARLLQNSPGLKKLIVHAREPICIEDRDLDTYLGSQGLNLDQCWRSKYEGFPTSIVFRFKDATWYLKLVASFIEMVLKNVETLETLVVVFKDVRCSDDPTWFQELLEMIPTISNNNNVSIVLGRG is encoded by the exons ATGGatcatatgatgagaagagttgatTCCATAAGCTCAATGCCAGACGTGATACTCCACCATATCCTCTCCTTTATTCCCATCGATCACGGGATCAGAACTTCAACCTTGTCCAGAAGATGGAGGCATGTATGGTGCGAGACACCCTGTATCCATTTTGGTGACTATAGCTGCGGAAAGCCGAGGGTTCGCGATATAAACCAAACCCTAATCTCCTACAAGGCTCCGAAAATCAAGAGTTTCCATCTTTGTGTGCCAGAGTGGGTCCCTGAACTTGAACCCGGCCAGATTGATAGCTGGATCGAGTTCGCTGTGTCCCGTAATGTGGAGGAGCTGTTTCTGTCCTTCAACTATCGTGTTTATGGCGAGACTTATCGTTTCCCACACTTGTTATATCGTAGTTCTTCCTTAGAGAACCTCAGCCTCGATTTTCTTACGATCCACACCCGCGGATTCACATTAGTTTCTTGGAAATCTCTAAGGACATTGAGGTTGGGCTACTGTTCTCAATCTCCTGATCATGATTTTCTCTCTGGCTGTCCAGCTCTTGAAACCTTGACTCTGGGTTACTGTGGTGGAGTCCATCGTCTTGATCTGAGTAATTCGTCACCTACTATGACAACATTGAAAATCATTCGCCATCAGTCCGACACTCCAGGTTTATTTGAGATTGTAGCACCGCACCTCCGTTATTTGGATTTGAAAAACACTGAGGAACCATGTACTTTAGTTGATGTCTCCTCTTTGACCAAAGCCAGAGTTAACATTCGCATGGACAGGCATTATtctgataatgatgatgatgatgtgaaAGCTGATTTTCTTCAACTTGAAAACATGTTGCTAAAGATGCTAGCAAAACTGAGTAACGTAGAGGAGCTTACTTTTAAGACAGCCTTTCTTcag ATCATATCTCTCGCCGAACTCCGGGGTGTTCCTTTCTCAACGCTCAACAAGGTCCACACTTTGACTTTTAAGACCATGTTTGCAAGATCTGTTATTCCTGGTATAGCAAGGTTATTACAAAATTCCCCTGGATTAAAGAAGCTTATAGTACACGCCAGGGAACCGATATGCATAGAG GATCGGGATCTGGACACGTATTTGGGTTCGCAAGGCTTGAATCTGGATCAATGTTGGAGATCAAAATATGAAGGGTTTCCTACCTCAATTGTTTTTCGTTTTAAGGATGCAACGTGGTATTTGAAACTCGTGGCTTCGTTCATAGAAATGGTGCTGAAAAACGTAGAGACACTAGAGACGCTAGTTGTAGTGTTCAAAGATGTCCGCTGCAGTGATGATCCAACATGGTTTCAAGAGTTGCTTGAGATGATTCCAACGATTTCTAACAACAATAATGTCTCCATTGTGCTCGGACGCGGCTAA
- the LOC108845685 gene encoding F-box/LRR-repeat protein At5g02910-like: protein MSDDRPEIDGFTAAVENPSHRKIKRGRESIDGEDSISSLPDAILQHIFSQIPTKYAVRTSALSKRWRHVWSETPFLDIDCYRYEPDSVYETLSRYSSPKITSFNLSISTEANQIDRFIDFAVSRDTEKLSLEFRHSHAVPYLFPEIFFTSRSLKQLSVEYSGTIDKIPGHVTVSWTSLKTLSLRGCDLSDEACAKILSGSPLLECLTLFVDKLELLDLSECLMLKRLDVQSWEQTLKIVAPRISFLRLTHSDESRCELLDVSSLTEANVDIYCSRRLGFLYDDFGDPETGLADSLQVLILEALDKLQNVEKLTLCGAFCLQILSLAVLCGVPFPMFKVEALTLETAIYPSIIPGVAKLIQNSPRLKTIKFETVDCKMLEETRLTNYLYWKGLETRQCWEPKDVDGPSLSEPKLMTSVMKFLLKTSRNEWYKDGSYTFSLNKNSELSFVTHFTQDCLFP, encoded by the exons ATGTCTGACGATCGCCCAGAGATAGACGGCTTTACAGCCGCAGTAGAAAACCCTAGCCACCGCAAAATCAAACGAGGGAGAGAATCAATCGACGGCGAGGATTCCATCAGCTCTCTACCCGACGCGATCCTCCAACACATTTTCTCTCAAATCCCGACAAAGTACGCAGTCAGAACCTCCGCTCTGTCCAAGCGATGGAGGCACGTATGGTCCGAGACGCCTTTTCTCGACATCGATTGCTACAGATACGAACCCGATTCGGTCTACGAAACCTTATCCAGATACTCATCTCCCAAAATCACGAGTTTTAATCTCTCAATCAGCACCGAGGCTAACCAGATCGACAGGTTTATCGATTTCGCCGTGTCTCGCGACACGGAGAAGCTGTCTCTAGAGTTCCGTCATTCTCACGCCGTACCTTACCTTTTCCCCGAGATCTTCTTCACCAGCCGCTCTTTAAAGCAGCTCTCTGTGGAGTACTCAGGTACTATCGATAAGATTCCTGGACACGTCACCGTGTCTTGGACTTCGCTGAAGACGTTGTCTTTGAGGGGATGTGATCTTTCTGACGAGGCATGCGCCAAGATACTCTCTGGCTCTCCGCTTCTCGAGTGTTTGACTTTGTTTGTTGATAAACTGGAGCTTCTTGATCTCAGCGAGTGTCTGATGTTAAAGAGATTGGATGTTCAGTCCTGGGAGCAAACGCTGAAGATCGTGGCACCGCGTATCAGCTTTTTGAGATTGACTCACAGCGATGAGTCGCGATGCGAGTTATTGGATGTCTCTTCTTTAACAGAAGCTAACGTGGACATCTACTGTTCCAGACGTCTTGGTTTCTTGTACGATGACTTTGGCGATCCTGAGACTGGTTTAGCTGATTCGCTTCAAGTGTTGATCCTTGAGGCGCTTGACAAGTTGCAGAACGTGGAGAAACTTACTTTGTGTGGAGCTTTCTGTCTTCAG ATCTTATCTCTTGCCGTCCTCTGTGGTGTTCCTTTTCCGATGTTTAAGGTCGAAGCTTTGACTCTGGAGACGGCTATCTATCCATCTATTATTCCTGGTGTAGCAAAGCTGATTCAAAACTCGCCAAGATTAAAGACGATCAAATTTGAGACAGTTGACTGCAAAATGTTAGAG GAGACTCGTCTTACCAACTACTTGTACTGGAAAGGCTTGGAGACGCGTCAATGTTGGGAACCGAAAGATGTGGACGGCCCGAGTTTGTCTGAACCGAAACTCATGACTTCTGTCATGAAGTTTCTGTTGAAAACAAGTCGAAACGAGTGGTACAAGGACGGGAGTTACACTTTCTCACTCAACAAAAACTCTGAGTTGTCTTTTGTCACTCACTTCACTCAAGACTGTTTATTTCCTTGA
- the LOC108847348 gene encoding uncharacterized protein LOC108847348 yields the protein METTLKKSMIAGLQTVPPVEVTKHRRVRSISVGDPLGSGIFQRTLNIVTYYKHAGDCGDRGWLVAGWMRESLGRSLTEHPMIAGRLRWRRKTTTADEDGLEVVANDCGVRLVEARFPASLPEFFEMVKRDKSRAEAETVFWTDIDEVDPRFSPLFYVQVTSFESGGYSIGISCSILLADILLETDFLTKWAQIQSSLAHSQTTLNPLFYLPSNKRINFLTELSSSASVLDRGDPFNFLCKTCSKMSLVCMKKTFANRETARANVFLFVKQQGGDENGTKVEIHTRDEAFSDCDCGDDLEEVRDVGVLDVNLAFDDKFEGSSCWIGSISNGLVFGVPSTFGGDTKSLAKFIVALPEE from the exons ATGGAAACCACACTGAAAAAGTCGATGATCGCTGGATTACAGACAGTCCCGCCGGTGGAAGTCACGAAACACCGTAGAGTCCGCTCCATATCCGTTGGAGATCCCTTGGGATCAGGAATATTCCAGCGAACATTAAACATAGTCACGTATTACAAGCATGCAGGTGATTGTGGTGACAGAGGGTGGTTAGTGGCGGGGTGGATGAGGGAGTCATTAGGGAGATCCTTGACTGAGCATCCGATGATTGCTGGTAGACTGCGGTGGAGGAGGAAGACAACAACGGCGGATGAAGATGGTCTGGAGGTGGTGGCTAATGACTGTGGCGTTAGGCTCGTTGAGGCTAGGTTCCCAGCGAGTTTGCCGGAATTTTTTGAAATGGTGAAAAGAGACAAAAGCAGAGCTGAAGCAGAGACTGTCTTCTGGACAGACATTGATGAAGTTGATCCTCGATTCTCTCCATTGTTTTATGTTCAG GTGACGAGTTTTGAGAGTGGTGGATACTCAATTGGGATAAGCTGCAGCATCCTATTAGCTGATATCCTCCTTGAGACAGACTTCTTGACCAAATGGGCTCAAATCCAAAGCTCTTTAGCTCATTCACAGACCACACTCAATCCACTCTTCTACCTCCCATCGAACAAAAGAATCAATTTCCTCACTGAACTGTCTTCGTCAGCCTCGGTTCTCGACCGCGGTGATCCCTTTAATTTCCTGTGTAAAACATGCTCGAAAATGTCACTAGTCTGCATGAAAAAAACATTTGCTAACCGAGAAACAGCTAGGGCGAATGTATTCTTGTTCGTCAAGCAACAAGGTGGTGATGAAAATGGTACCAAGGTAGAGATACACACTAGAGATGAAGCGTTTAGCGATTGCGATTGTGGTGACGATTTAGAGGAGGTGAGAGATGTTGGAGTACTTGATGTGAATTTAGCGTTCGATGACAAATTTGAAGGAAGTTCATGTTGGATTGGTTCCATCTCAAACGGGCTTGTGTTTGGCGTCCCGTCTACTTTTGGTGGTGATACCAAGTCGCTTGCCAAATTTATTGTTGCATTGCCAGAAGAATGA
- the LOC108847347 gene encoding E3 ubiquitin-protein ligase UPL4 — MENRGQKRMEDVEELPADKRACNSQDSRTSTSSSDSSAQSQSQEAAAAAANGASSGQENSDADMDTSSSDSPSSSEGEQEQEQDREEDSDYGTCDSDDDHDDEEDPRHQELQDIQYGRSSEDQQKLSSLVSRLSEEVDPSLQLIGLTELCEVLSFCTEDSFSPRVMADTLSRVLVKLANHESNADIMLLAIRAITYLSDVYPPSVAFLVKHETLPALCQRLLTIEYLDVAEQCLQALEKISKDNPVACLNAGAIKAVLSYIDFFSTSLQRVAVSTVVNICRELSSESPSPIMDAVPILCNLLQYEDRQLVESVAICLTKIADQVSQSPEMLDQLCSHQLIHQSIHLLNLNGRTTLSQPVYNGLIRLLRKLSSGSTLAFRTLYELNIGYRLKEIISTYDISHSVSSTHPNNTCSNQVHEVLKLVIELLPSSLVEDNQLALEKESFLVNQPDLLQQFGADMLPVLIQVLKSGANAYVSYGCLSAIHKLTCLSKSADFIDLLKTANILSVLAGILSRKDHHVVVVALQIAEVLLEKYRDAFLNSFIREGVFFAIEALFKTDRGQQNPVSADVSQKPVSKENVKCSLCQIFERSSSSSSQTCKIEKDSVYILATRIKERFFGPEVFDSQKGLTDVLQNLKHVSSALNDLMNVPVDARALHTEKFFSIWNQIIERLNGKESVSTFEFTESGVVKALANYLSNGLHQRNFSKGDPECDSLPFVGNRFEVFTRLLWSDGEATSSVLIKKLQNSLSSLENYPTVLSQFLKQRNSFATVPNGRSTSYPILRVRFVRAEGETCLRDYSQDLVTVDPLCYLDAVDQYMWPKVHLKPLDSVEAKDQAMECQSSQLQSTSISCQGEGSSHMEIDIPNASQGSQEEDQEQLTDSGEENTSEENNTSSSEEEDALAEEDPLPRLLFRLEGIELDRSLTVYQAILLHKLKSGSETTNDSKLSGTHTITYERAPQLAESHENQILLGSIMNNDEYHSFLSYLFAHTLGLRYMGTNPPAYDILFLLKSLEAMNRYLFHLICHERINAFGEGRLETLDDLRVEVRPVPYTEFVSSKFTEKLEQQLRDSFALSTCGLPPWFNDLMGSCPFLFSFEVKSKYFRLAAFGSQKVHHHPQHLSSSSGHGEGRPATGSLPRKKFLACRQNILESAAKMMELHGSQKVVIEVEYSEEVGTGLGPTLEFYTLVSRAFQDPDLGMWRSDRSSFAGKPREGSGSLVAPSGLFPRPWSDTSTAFPDVLQKFVLLGTVVAKALHDGRVLDIPFSKAFYKLVLGQELSSFDIHFIDPELCKTLVELQALARRKKVFSESQSDARAAAKCDLSFRGTKIEDLCLEFTLPGYTDYVLAPHSANDMVNLDNLEEYIKAIVNATVCNGIQKQVEAFRSGFDKIFPIEHLEIFNEEELETLLCGERDLFNMNEVLDHVKFDHGYTSSSPPVQNLLEILQEFDKEQQRAFLQFVTGCPRLPPGGLASLNPKLTIVRKHGSDSSETDLPSVMTCANYLKLPPYSSKENMKEKLIYAITEGQGSFHLS; from the exons ATGGAGAACAGAGGGCAGAAACGAATGGAGGATGTGGAGGAGCTACCTGCTGATAAGAGAGCTTGTAACTCACAGGACTCCAGGACAAGCACATCTTCTTCCGACTCGTCTGCTCAGAGCCAGTCTcaagaagcagcagcagcagcagccaaTGGAGCGAGCTCAGGGCAAGAGAACTCCGACGCTGATATGGATACTTCTTCATCTGATTCTCCTTCTAGTTCAGAGggagaacaagaacaagaacaagacagGGAGGAGGACTCGGACTATGGAACTTGCGATTCTGATGATGAccatgatgatgaagaagatccGAGGCACCAGGAGCTCCAGGATATTCAGTATGGGAGATCATCTGAGGATCAGCAGAAATTGAGCTCTCTCGTCTCGAGATTGAGTGAAGAAGTCGATCCTTCTCTGCAGTTGATTGGTCTTACCGAGTTATGTGAGGTCTTGTCTTTCTGTACTGAAGACTCGTTTTCGCCGAGGGTGATGGCGGATACGCTCTCCCGGGTGCTTGTTAAGTTGGCTAATCATGAGAGCAATGCAGATATCATGCTCCTCGCTATCAGAGCCATTACTTACTTGTCCGATGTTTATCCGCCGTCTGTAGCGTTCCTTGTGAAGCATGAGACTCTCCCTGCTCTCTGCCAGAGACTACTGACGATTGAGTACTTGGACGTTGCTGAGCAG TGTTTGCAAGCACTTGAGAAAATATCCAAAGATAATCCAGTGGCGTGCTTGAATGCTGGAGCAATTAAGGCAGTGCTTTCTTATATTGATTTCTTCTCAACAAGCTTACAG AGAGTCGCAGTTTCTACTGTGGTGAATATATGTAGGGAGCTTTCCTCTGAGTCTCCCTCGCCTATTATGGATGCTGTTCCAATTTTGTGCAATCTTCTTCAATATGAAGATCGACAG TTGGTCGAGAGTGTGGCTATTTGCTTGACAAAAATAGCAGATCAAGTTAGCCAGTCACCTGAAATGTTGGATCAACTATGTAGCCATCAACTGATTCATCAATCCATACATCTTTTAAACTTGAATGGCCGCACCACCCTATCTCAACCTGTTTACAAT GGTTTGATTCGATTGCTAAGAAAACTATCTTCTGGTTCAACTTTGGCCTTCAGAACGTTATACGAGCTTAATATTGGCTACAGACTTAAAGAAATTATATCCACGTATGACATTTCTCATTCAGTGTCTTCTACACATCCCAACAATACATGTTCCAACCAG GTGCATGAAGTTCTTAAGTTGGTGATTGAGCTTCTTCCATCTTCACTAGTAGAGGATAATCAGCTGGCATTGGAAAAGGAAAGTTTTCTTGTCAATCAGCCCGATCTCTTGCAACAATTTGGAGCAGACATGCTTCCTGTTTTGATTCAG GTGCTAAAATCTGGAGCGAACGCATATGTTTCTTATGGTTGCCTATCAGCAATTCACAAGCTGACTTGCTTGAGTAAGTCGGCTGATTTTATCGATTTACTGAAGACTGCAAACATTTTAAG TGTTTTGGCGGGCATTTTGTCAAGGAAAGATCATCATGTGGTCGTTGTAGCACTACAGATTGCTGAAGTGCTTCTGGAGAAATATAGAGATGCTTTTTTGAATTCGTTTATAAGGGAGGGCGTTTTTTTCGCAATTGAAGCACTCTTCAAGACTGATAGGGGGCAACAGAATCCAGTATCTGCTGACGTCTCACAAAAGCCTGTTTCGAAAGAGAATGTGAAATGCTCATTGTGCCAGATTTTTGAAAGATCGAGTTCCTCTTCTTCACAAACTTGTAAGATCGAGAAAGATTCTGTCTACATTCTCGCAACACGTATCAAGGAGAGATTCTTTGGACCTGAGGTATTCGACTCTCAGAAAGGCTTGACAGATGTTCTCCAGAACCTCAAGCACGTGTCATCAGCACTTAACGATCTGATGAATGTACCTGTGGATGCACGTGCCCTGCATACtgagaagttcttctcaatatggAATCAGATCATCGAAAGGCTCAACGGAAAGGAATCAGTGTCCACTTTTGAATTTACAGAGAGTGGAGTTGTAAAGGCACTGGCAAATTATCTGTCTAATGGACTCCACCAAAGGAATTTTAGCAAAGGCGATCCAGAATGTGATAGTTTACCATTTGTTGGTAACAGATTTGAAGTGTTCACAAGATTACTTTGGTCTGACGGCGAGGCAACTTCATCCGTATTAATAAAGAAGCTCCAAAATTCCTTATCTTCTTTAGAAAACTACCCCACTGTCCTAAGCCAGTTTTTGAAGCAAAGGAACTCGTTCGCGACTGTTCCCAATGGACGTAGCACAAGTTATCCAATCCTAAGAGTTCGTTTTGTCAGAGCAGAGGGGGAGACTTGTTTGCGTGATTACTCCCAAGACTTGGTCACCGTTGACCCACTTTGCTACTTGGATGCTGTCGATCAATACATGTGGCCTAAAGTCCATTTAAAACCTTTAGATTCCGTCGAAGCAAAAGATCAAGCTATGGAATGCCAATCTTCTCAGCTGCAGTCGACTTCGATATCTTGTCAAGGTGAAGGCTCAAGCCATATGGAGATTGACATTCCTAATGCATCTCAG GGATCTCAAGAGGAAGACCAAGAGCAGCTTACAGATTCAGGGGAAGAGAATACTTCCGAAGAGAATAATACTTCCTCATCTGAAGAGGAGGATGCGTTAGCTGAAGAGGATCCGTTACCTAGACTTTTGTTTCGTCTAGAAGGGATTGAACTAGACCGCTCTTTGACTGTATACCAGGCAATTCTCTTGCACAAACTTAAATCAGGAAGTGAAACTACCAACGATTCCAAGCTGAGTGGAACCCACACCATCACTTATGAAAGGGCTCCACAACTGGCAGAGTCTCATGAAAATCAGATTCTTCTCGGATCTATTATGAACAATGACGAGTATCACTCGTTTTTATCCTACTTGTTTGCTCATACGCTTGGTTTGCGCTACATGGGAACAAATCCTCCTGCGTATGACATATTGTTTCTGCTTAAGAGTCTGGAGGCCATGAACAGATACCTCTTTCACCTGATTTGTCATGAACGGATTAATGCTTTTGGGGAAGGTAGGCTGGAGACTTTGGATGATCTCAGGGTGGAGGTTCGTCCTGTGCCGTATACTGAATTTGTTAGTAGCAAGTTTACAGAGAAGTTAGAGCAGCAGCTGCGTGATTCCTTTGCTTTGTCAACGTGCGGTCTACCACCGTGGTTTAATGATCTAATGGGTTCATGCCCATTCCTGTTTAGTTTTGAAGTCAAATCCAAATACTTCCGGCTTGCAGCATTCGGCTCGCAGAAAGTCCATCATCATCCACAACACCTCAGCAGTTCAAGTGGTCATGGTGAAGGGCGCCCAGCAACTGGTAGTTTGCCTCGTAAAAAGTTCTTAGCATGCCGTCAAAACATTCTGGAGTCTGCTGCAAAAATGATGGAGTTACACGGCAGCCAGAAGGTGGTCATTGAGGTTGAGTACAGTGAAGAAGTGGGAACTGGTCTTGGGCCAACGCTGGAGTTCTACACACTTGTCAGTAGAGCGTTTCAAGATCCCGACCTTGGCATGTGGAGGAGTGATCGTAGTTCCTTTGCTGGAAAACCAAGGGAGGGCTCCGGATCTTTGGTGGCTCCTTCAGGACTCTTTCCACGACCTTGGTCAGATACATCAACTGCTTTCCCAGATGTGCTGCAGAAGTTTGTTCTCTTAGGGACAGTGGTCGCAAAGGCTTTACATGATGGACGAGTCTTAGACATTCCTTTCTCCAAAGCCTTCTATAAACTGGTTCTCGGACAG GAGTTGAGTTCATTTGACATCCACTTCATTGACCCAGAACTTTGTAAAACACTGGTTGAATTGCAAGCTCTGGCACGTAGGAAAAAGGTTTTCTCAGAATCACAAAGTGATGCCCGAGCAGCAGCCAAGTGTGATTTGAGTTTCCGTGGAACAAAGATTGAGGACCTTTGTCTTGAATTTACCCTGCCTGGCTACACGGACTATGTTCTCGCTCCCCATTCTGCTAATGATATG GTAAATTTGGATAACCTCGAGGAATATATCAAGGCTATTGTCAATGCAACAGTATGTAACGGGATCCAAAAACAAGTGGAAGCGTTTCGGTCTGGATTCGACAAA ATTTTCCCTATTGAACATCTTGAGATATTCAATGAAGAAGAACTGGAAACTCTCCTGTGTGGAGAACGAGATCTCTTTAAT ATGAATGAAGTCTTGGATCACGTCAAGTTTGATCATGGATATACTTCTAGCAGCCCACCTGTTCAAAAT TTGTTGGAGATTCTGCAAGAGTTTGACAAGGAGCAACAGCGAGCCTTTCTGCAATTTGTAACAGGATGTCCTCGTCTACCTCCTGGGGGCTTGGCGTCTCTCAATCCCAAACTTACAATTGTCCGCAAG CATGGTAGCGATTCTTCAGAAACAGACCTGCCGAGTGTGATGACATGCGCAAATTATCTCAAGCTTCCACCTTACTCTTCCAAA GAAAACATGAAGGAGAAGCTAATTTATGCTATAACTGAAGGTCAAGGTTCCTTCCATCTCTCTTAG
- the LOC108847851 gene encoding 60S ribosomal protein L4-1 produces MAAAARPLVTVQGLDGDMTTDQSTTVVLPDVMTAPVRPDIVNFVHHQISNNSRQPYAVSKRAGHQTSAESWGTGRAVSRIPRVPGGGTHRAGQAAFGNMCRGGRMFAPTKIHRLWHRRVNVNMKRHAIVSAIAATAVPSLVMARGHKIENVPEMPLVVSDSAEAVEKTSAAIKVLKQIGAYDDAEKAKDSIGIRSGVGKMRNRRYISRKGRLVVYGTEGAKIVKAFRNITGVELCHVERLNLLKLAPGGHLGRFVIWTKSAFEKLESIYGSFEKPSEMKKGYVLPRAKMVNADLARIINSDEVQSVVKPIKKDVKRAVLKKNPLKNLNVMLKLNPYAKTAKRMSLLAEAQRVKSKKEKLEKKRKTVSKEQSQAIKVAGKAWYQTMISDSDYTEFDNFTKWLGASQ; encoded by the exons ATGGCAGCCGCCGCACGCCCTCTAGTCACCGTCCAAGGACTCGACGGCGACATGACAACCGACCAATCAACCACCGTCGTCTTACCAGACGTCATGACCGCGCCCGTGAGGCCAGACATCGTCAACTTCGTCCACCACCAGATCTCCAACAACAGCCGCCAGCCCTACGCGGTCTCCAAACGCGCCGGTCACCAGACCTCCGCCGAGTCATGGGGAACCGGAAGAGCCGTCTCCCGTATCCCTCGCGTCCCCGGCGGCGGAACTCACCGCGCGGGCCAAGCGGCGTTCGGAAACATGTGTCGCGGCGGTCGGATGTTCGCTCCGACTAAGATCCACAGACTCTGGCACCGTCGCGTCAACGTCAACATGAAGAGGCACGCGATCGTCTCCGCCATCGCCGCTACTGCCGTACCATCTCTCGTGATGGCTCGTGGTCACAAGATCGAGAATGTCCCCGAGATGCCTCTCGTCGTTAGCGATTCGGCTGAGGCCGTGGAGAAGACTAGCGCCGCGATCAAGGTTTTGAAGCAGATCGGAGCTTATGACGATGCGGAGAAGGCGAAGGATAGTATTGGGATTAGGTCTGGTGTTGGTAAGATGAGGAACCGTCGTTACATCTCTAGGAAAGGTCGTCTTGTTGTTTACGGAACCGAAGGAGCTAAGATTGTGAAAGCGTTTAGGAATATCACTGGTGTGGAGCTTTGCCACGTGGAGAGGCTTAACTTGTTGAAGTTAGCTCCTGGTGGTCACCTTGGGAGGTTTGTGATTTGGACTAAGTCTGCTTTTGAGAAGCTTGAGTCTATCTATGGCTCGTTCGAGAAGCCGTCTGAGATGAAGAAGGGTTACGTTTTGCCTCGTGCGAAGATGGTGAACGCTGATTTGGCTAGGATTATTAACTCTGATGAGGTTCAGAGTGTGGTGAAGCCGATTAAGAAGGATGTGAAGAGAGCTGTGCTTAAGAAGAATCCGTTGAAGAATTTGAATGTGATGCTTAAGTTGAATCCTTATGCTAAGACCGCGAAGAGGATGTCTCTGTTGGCTGAAGCGCAGAGGGTTAAGTCTAAGAAAGAGAAGCtcgagaagaagaggaagaccgTCTCTAAG GAGCAATCACAAGCTATTAAAGTAGCAGGAAAGGCGTGGTACCAGACTATGATCTCCGACAGTGATTACACAGAGTTTGATAACTTCACCAAGTGGCTCGGAGCCAGTCAGTAA